A DNA window from Anastrepha obliqua isolate idAnaObli1 chromosome 5, idAnaObli1_1.0, whole genome shotgun sequence contains the following coding sequences:
- the LOC129248068 gene encoding uncharacterized protein LOC129248068 has protein sequence MDEQEEVQQNMISNLPLLFANGYPTSLDKITESQLEKFIPFMVRCSLGHINFQEKTDCSEPEWWPEDFPFTIPFTKPKKFNGNWAQKMKEIIIICYQFHRSVFLLRFCNDLAAYEHASLRFINNYNSTTSLFERRSNKLLVTFRNENMSYDQPQRSRKCLMRQKSKSGNQGRADVEQIMVEPAPFDIYLCDNCDAELYSKEAILEHEKTCNVEDDDDDVILCDTPEPGENSVQPTDSKRNTEDNELRNGFLLNFNLQCREDSKNGKVPGKNEPTSASKDSKDEKNGFMIIDRNKRMPRRNRAVHSLTRCPTIPLSSPAGQLLLRTTKTAMTPEYLTERLERLERFCFAPLLSKSHTKPKYFEKKHTFNNTHCTFKKPQDYSSHVYVFPRRQFSQRRRTENFLFLNSSLIRRCRPISVRLKKITDNEVKSRRSLPNTKLNIKLTRDATRRSNWKISSPSTEIIVDTIDLCSSDEEECHISSDSRKTHLVVQRGTEPGMGIEIMRKTISTFNSNSSSTTATTALAKSSLTLSAGGRKISLNTAEVSIIPIRKSTRNNGPAKGPDKPQVRTTSLVNPLPSSTSVSVNVSSTTTPAVAVAAITDESSKSSAFDINALLTPSAATLFAAPEHGISLPKPLQPSVYIFSNYTANALTSAVPTNNEIATAPIAGNSFRNQNQENHAQNGTTATSGLVVKHQIANNNITPTITPDWYPELNALATNANTTLSNTTKQAHLVDRERARSLSLVSPSRVISIDLTS, from the exons ATGGACGAACAAGAGGAAGTTCAACAAAATATGATTTCCAATTTGCCGTTATTATTTGCTAATGGCTATCCAACATCATTGGATAAGATAACAGAATCACAACTGGAAAAATTCATACCATTTATGGTCCGTTGCTCTCTTGGTCACATaaattttcaggaaaaaacaGACTGCAGTGAACCAGAATGGTGGCCTGAAGATTTTCCATTCACCATACCTTTTACAAAGccgaaaaaatttaatggg AATTGGGCGCAAAAAATGaaggaaattattataatatgttACCAGTTTCatagaagcgtttttcttctcCGTTTCTGCAATGATTTGGCTGCATATGAGCACGCGAGTCTTCGCTTTATAAACAATTACAATTCGACAACCTCACTTTTTGAACGACGAAGTAATAAGTTGCTGGTGACTTTTAGGAATGAAAACATG TCGTACGATCAACCTCAGCGCAGCCGGAAATGTTTGATGCGCCAAAAATCAAAGAGTGGCAATCAAGGCAGAGCGGATGTCGAACAAATTATGGTAGAACCGGCACCATTCGATATCTACCTATGTGACAATTGCGATGCTGAACTGTATTCGAAAGAAGCTATTTTG GAACATGAAAAGACTTGCAATGTGGAGGACGATGATGACGATGTCATTTTATGTGATACACCTGAACCAGGTGAAAACAGCGTTCAGCCGACCGATTCAAAACGAAATACAGAGGATAATGAGCTACGCAATGGATTCCTACTTAATTTTAACCTGCAATGTCGCGAAGATAGCAAAAATGGTAAAGTTCCAGGCAAGAACGAACCGACAAGTGCGTCCAAAGACTCGAAAGAtgagaaaaatggattcatgATCATTGATAGAAATAAGCGTATGCCAAGAAGAAATCGTGCAGTACATTCTTTGACACGTTGCCCCACAATACCCTTGTCATCGCCGGCAGGCCAACTTCTGCTGCGTACAACCAAAACTGCCATGACCCCAGAATATTTAACAGAGCGTTTGGAACGTTTAGAACGTTTTTGCTTCGCACCATTGCTCTCAAAATCGCACACGAAACCAAAGTATTTTGAGAAGAAACATACCTTTAATAATACGCATTGTACGTTTAAAAAGCCACAAGACTACAGTTCGCACGTATACGTTTTTCCAAGACGGCAGTTTTCACAACGTAGACGTACAGAAAACTTTCTTTTCTTAAATTCATCATTAATAAGACGCTGCCGTCCAATTTCAGTGCGGCTAAAGAAAATCACTGATAACGAAGTTAAAAGTCGACGCTCATTaccaaatacaaaattaaatataaaactaacACGAGATGCTACACGGCGATCGAATTGGAAAATATCATCACCGTCTACAGAAATAATTGTCGATACAATTGATTTGTGTTCATCGGATGAGGAAGAATGTCATATTAGTAGTGATAGTAGGAAAACACATCTTGTTGTACAAAGAGGAACTGAACCAGGAATGGGCATTGAAATAATGCGTAAGACGATATCTACATTCAACAGCAATAGTAGTAGCACCACTGCGACCACCGCTTTGGCGAAAAGTTCGCTTACACTTAGTGCTGGCGGTAGGAAAATAAGTCTCAATACAGCTGAGGTTTCTATAATTCCTATACGTAAATCTACGCGTAACAATGGGCCGGCTAAAGGACCAGATAAGCCACAAGTACGTACTACATCATTAGTAAATCCTTTGCCCTCATCTACAAGCGTATCTGTAAATGTTTCCTCAACAACAACACCGGCTGTTGCTGTAGCCGCAATTACAGATGAAAGTAGTAAATCTTCCGCTTTTGATATAAATGCACTGTTAACACCATCAGCTGCTACACTATTCGCTGCCCCCGAACATGGTATTTCACTACCCAAACCTCTTCAACCGtcagtttatatattttcaaattataccGCTAACGCATTGACCTCAGCAGTGCCAACAAATAATGAAATTGCAACAGCGCCTATAGCTGGTAATTCCTTCAGAAATCAGAATCAAGAAAATCATGCACAAAATGGTACCACAGCGACTTCAGGGCTTGTAGTCAAAC